The following coding sequences are from one Microtus pennsylvanicus isolate mMicPen1 chromosome 1, mMicPen1.hap1, whole genome shotgun sequence window:
- the Selplg gene encoding P-selectin glycoprotein ligand 1 has translation MLPRFLLLLSLLGPSDSLQSWDIQEHGTKVASGPVPLRERRQATGDDDLGEYYYFLEGTEPPETLINVTSAVAANPESPTVLAMLEQRVSVGAGTSESTTAEVTATSPAGPDAGGLAVEIVSTESATEWRPSTVEMTIQPAATEAETSQPAPTEAETSQPALTEAETSQPVPTEAETSQPAPTEAETSQPVPTEAETSQPAPTEAETSQPVPTEAETSQPAPTEVETSQLPGSQVVKSLFTEATATEAPSTEPTATETMPMESTATETMSTDSTIFLGSSVTHKDNDVATGHLNDNGLKNGLFVTPRSSLATTTPGISDLIPVKQCLLVILILASLATIFLVCTVVLAVRLSRKNHMYPVRNYSPTEMICISSLLPEGGEGAPVTANGDLPKVQDPKTEPSEDRDGDDLTLRSFLP, from the coding sequence ATGCTTCCACGCTTCCTGCTGTTGCTGAGCCTCTTGGGCCCTAGCGACAGCCTCCAGTCATGGGACATCCAGGAGCACGGAACCAAGGTAGCCTCAGGCCCTGTGCCTCTTCGGGAACGGAGACAAGCAACTGGAGATGATGATTTGGGGGAGTATTATTATTTCCTGGAAGGCACAGAACCCCCAGAAACGCTGATCAATGTCACCAGTGCTGTGGCTGCAAACCCTGAGTCTCCGACCGTTTTGGCCATGCTGGAGCAGAGAGTTTCTGTGGGGGCCGGAACCTCTGAGTCAACTACTGCCGAGGTTACCGCCACCAGCCCTGCTGGTCCAGACGCAGGAGGACTGGCTGTTGAAATAGTGAGTACAGAATCAGCCACAGAGTGGAGGCCAAGCACAGTGGAGATGACCATCCAACCAGCAGCCACGGAGGCAGAGACCTCACAGCCAGCGcccacagaagcagagacctCACAGCCAGCACTCACAGAAGCAGAGACATCACAgccagtacccacagaggcagagacctcgcagccagcacccacagaagcagagacctcacagccagtacccacagaggcagagacctcacagccagcacccacagaagcagagacctcacagccagtacccacagaggcagagacctcacAGCCAGCACCCACGGAGGTAGAGACCTCACAGCTTCCCGGGAGTCAGGTTGTAAAAAGTCTGTTCACAGAGGCCACAGCCACAGAAGCACCTTCTACAGAACCCACTGCCACAGAGACCATGCCCATGGAGTCCACTGCCACGGAAACCATGTCCACTGACTCTACCATCTTCCTTGGCTCATCTGTGACCCATAAGGACAATGACGTGGCAACTGGCCACTTGAATGACAATGGCTTGAAGAATGGGCTGTTTGTGACTCCTAGGAGCTCTCTGGCCACAACGACCCCAGGGATCTCGGACCTCATTCCCGTGAAGCAATGCCTGCTGGTCATCCTCATCTTAGCCTCTCTGGCCACCATCTTCCTGGTGTGCACGGTGGTGCTGGCAGTCCGCCTTTCCCGTAAGAACCACATGTACCCGGTGCGGAACTACTCCCCCACTGAGATGATCTGCATCTCATCCTTACTGCCTGAGGGGGGTGAAGGGGCCCCTGTCACAGCCAATGGGGACTTGCCCAAGGTCCAGGACCCGAAGACAGAGCCCAGTGAGGACCGAGATGGGGATGACCTCACCCTGCGCAGCTTCCTCCCTTAG